One stretch of Halapricum desulfuricans DNA includes these proteins:
- a CDS encoding aspartate kinase — protein MRVVTKFGGTSLGNGERINRAADSIAKAVEQGHEIAVVASAMGNTTDELLEEIEFDADEADRAQIVSMGERTSVRMLKAALAARGIEAIFLEPGSDQWPIITDEHGEVDVEETTRRAHALAGQLGDVVPVITGFLAEDHQGNVTTLGRGGSDTTAVMLGKYMDADEVVIVTDVEGVMTGDPRVVEGARNVGEITVDELQSLSFRGAEVVAPSSLSYKDADLSVRVVHYQHDDLLAGGTSIEGQFESLIDLEETKLACVTIAGRAIRNSPGILGELASCLGDADINIDANSSGMDSITFYVADDDADEAEALLHDEVVDDETLSSVTVEEDVAVVRVTGGEFPNETDSVKRIIDPIANAHIDIYDVITSATSVSVFVPWEDREQALQLVQKEF, from the coding sequence ATGCGCGTAGTCACGAAGTTCGGCGGGACGAGCCTCGGGAACGGCGAGCGGATCAACCGGGCGGCGGACTCGATCGCCAAGGCGGTCGAGCAGGGCCACGAGATCGCAGTCGTCGCTTCGGCGATGGGGAACACGACCGACGAACTCCTCGAGGAGATCGAGTTCGACGCCGACGAGGCCGACAGGGCACAGATCGTCTCGATGGGCGAGCGGACGTCCGTCCGGATGCTCAAGGCGGCGCTTGCGGCCCGCGGCATCGAAGCGATCTTCCTGGAGCCGGGCAGCGATCAGTGGCCGATCATCACCGACGAGCACGGCGAGGTCGACGTCGAAGAGACGACACGCCGAGCACACGCGCTGGCCGGACAGCTGGGCGACGTCGTCCCGGTCATCACGGGCTTTCTCGCGGAGGACCACCAGGGCAACGTCACGACGCTCGGCCGCGGCGGCAGCGACACGACGGCCGTGATGCTCGGCAAGTACATGGACGCCGACGAGGTCGTCATCGTCACCGACGTCGAGGGCGTCATGACCGGCGACCCCCGCGTCGTCGAGGGCGCGCGCAACGTCGGCGAGATCACCGTCGACGAACTCCAGAGCCTCTCGTTTCGAGGGGCCGAAGTGGTCGCTCCGTCGTCGCTGTCCTACAAGGACGCCGACCTCTCGGTCCGGGTCGTCCACTACCAGCACGACGATCTGCTGGCCGGCGGCACCTCGATCGAGGGCCAGTTCGAGAGTCTGATCGACCTCGAGGAGACGAAACTGGCCTGTGTCACGATCGCTGGCCGTGCGATCCGAAACAGCCCGGGCATCCTCGGCGAGCTCGCTTCCTGTCTGGGTGACGCCGACATCAACATCGACGCCAACTCCTCGGGGATGGATTCGATCACGTTCTACGTCGCCGACGACGACGCCGACGAGGCCGAAGCGCTGCTGCACGACGAGGTCGTCGACGACGAGACCCTCTCGTCGGTGACTGTCGAAGAGGACGTCGCCGTCGTCCGAGTCACCGGCGGGGAGTTCCCCAACGAGACCGATTCGGTCAAGCGCATTATCGACCCCATTGCGAACGCCCACATCGACATCTACGACGTCATCACCTCCGCGACGTCGGTGTCGGTGTTCGTCCCCTGGGAGGACCGCGAGCAGGCCCTCCAGCTGGTCCAGAAAGAGTTTTGA
- a CDS encoding DUF7125 family protein, giving the protein MLAIAGSKGGCGKTTTTLGVAGAFARAETPALAIDADRQMPDLHVTAGVDREPTLASLEDADAGAIAQPVSGLPGVSVLPGPKPAESVNVQRALEHLDSGDSQVLVDCPSGTGPDLTDPLAAADAVVVVTTDSGQSIADAETTVEVADRLGVPVAGAIVTMADDRDAAEARLDVPVLATVPESESPLADEAVHAAYDSAVERLRTVETDDPDPIDPAGTRMATGVESIDRQLGGGLPPGSIAAVVGEPDGHAESLLHRLTTARGTLYLSTDRPARLVRTAMSADGGPTGSPAMRTVGADPLEDATGLLADLPDGANFVVDPADVLEAHDRDAYLEFLRTLKDRMLETDGIAVLHCLEGEQRPANRGVTERVADAVLAVSAVRDGTALEARATVRKFRPDPSARGTVAVDAGERS; this is encoded by the coding sequence ATGCTCGCGATCGCCGGATCGAAAGGCGGCTGTGGAAAGACGACGACCACGCTCGGGGTAGCCGGCGCGTTCGCCCGCGCGGAGACGCCGGCGCTCGCGATCGACGCCGACCGACAGATGCCCGACCTCCACGTGACGGCGGGCGTCGATCGCGAACCGACACTGGCGTCGCTCGAGGACGCGGACGCCGGGGCGATCGCCCAGCCGGTGTCCGGACTGCCCGGCGTGAGCGTCCTCCCGGGGCCGAAGCCGGCCGAGTCGGTGAACGTACAGCGCGCGCTCGAACACCTCGACAGCGGGGACTCGCAGGTGCTGGTCGACTGTCCGTCGGGGACGGGACCTGACCTGACCGATCCGCTGGCCGCCGCCGACGCGGTCGTGGTCGTCACGACCGACAGCGGACAGAGCATCGCCGACGCAGAGACGACCGTCGAGGTCGCCGATCGGCTGGGCGTGCCCGTCGCCGGTGCGATCGTGACGATGGCTGACGACCGCGACGCAGCCGAAGCGCGACTCGACGTGCCGGTACTGGCGACGGTACCGGAATCGGAGTCTCCGCTGGCGGACGAGGCGGTTCATGCCGCCTACGACAGTGCAGTCGAGCGACTGCGCACGGTCGAAACGGACGACCCCGATCCGATCGACCCCGCCGGGACCCGGATGGCGACCGGCGTCGAGTCGATCGACCGGCAGCTCGGGGGCGGACTGCCGCCCGGATCGATCGCCGCCGTCGTCGGCGAACCGGACGGCCACGCCGAATCGTTGCTCCATCGGCTGACGACCGCGCGCGGGACGCTGTATCTCTCGACCGACCGGCCCGCCCGGCTCGTCCGGACGGCGATGTCCGCAGACGGCGGGCCGACCGGAAGTCCGGCAATGCGGACGGTCGGCGCGGACCCGCTCGAGGACGCGACCGGGCTGCTCGCGGACCTCCCCGACGGAGCGAACTTCGTCGTCGATCCCGCGGACGTGCTGGAAGCACACGACCGGGACGCCTATCTCGAGTTCCTGCGGACGCTCAAGGATCGCATGCTCGAAACGGACGGTATCGCCGTACTGCACTGTCTCGAGGGTGAGCAGCGACCGGCGAATCGCGGCGTGACCGAACGCGTCGCGGACGCCGTCCTCGCGGTGAGCGCAGTCCGGGACGGCACGGCGCTCGAAGCGCGTGCGACCGTCCGGAAGTTCCGCCCGGACCCGTCCGCTCGCGGGACGGTGGCCGTCGACGCCGGCGAGCGATCGTGA
- a CDS encoding aldo/keto reductase produces the protein MEYTTLGSTGIEVSRIALGCMSFGTPEWREWVLDESESREIIERAIDLGINFFDTANMYSLGESERILGNVLEGYDRDEQVVATKVYFQMDEDDPNSQGLSRKAIEQELSNSLDRLGMDTVDLYQIHRWDGDTPIETTLQALDDAVRRGRVRHVGASSMWAYQFAESLHASDRLGLERFRTMQNHYNLLYREEEREMLPLCDREGIGVLPWSPLARGYLARPHDEFDVTTRGQTDDHARNHPYFEGGGREINERVAELAAEKGVTMAQIALAWLLHQDVVDAPIVGTTSVEHLEDAVEALEIDLTASEQAYLEEPYEPVPVSGHE, from the coding sequence ATGGAGTACACGACGCTGGGTTCGACCGGGATCGAGGTCAGCCGCATCGCGCTGGGCTGTATGAGCTTCGGGACGCCCGAGTGGCGCGAGTGGGTGCTCGACGAGTCCGAGAGCCGGGAGATCATCGAGCGGGCGATCGATCTGGGAATCAACTTCTTCGACACCGCCAACATGTACTCGCTCGGGGAAAGCGAGCGCATCCTCGGGAACGTCCTCGAAGGCTACGACCGCGACGAACAGGTCGTCGCCACGAAGGTCTACTTCCAGATGGACGAGGACGACCCCAACTCACAGGGCCTCTCCCGGAAGGCGATCGAACAGGAGCTGTCGAACTCGCTGGACCGGCTCGGGATGGACACCGTCGACCTCTACCAGATCCACCGTTGGGACGGGGATACGCCCATCGAGACGACACTGCAAGCGCTTGACGACGCCGTCCGCCGCGGGCGGGTCCGCCACGTCGGAGCCTCCTCGATGTGGGCCTACCAGTTCGCCGAATCGCTGCACGCGAGCGACCGGCTCGGCCTGGAGCGCTTCCGGACGATGCAGAACCACTACAACCTCCTCTATCGGGAGGAGGAACGCGAGATGCTGCCGCTCTGTGACCGGGAGGGGATCGGTGTCTTGCCCTGGAGCCCGCTTGCGCGCGGCTATCTCGCCCGCCCGCACGACGAGTTCGACGTGACGACCCGGGGCCAGACCGACGATCACGCCCGCAACCACCCCTACTTCGAGGGTGGCGGCCGCGAGATCAACGAACGCGTCGCCGAACTCGCCGCCGAGAAGGGCGTGACGATGGCCCAGATCGCGCTGGCTTGGCTACTGCATCAGGACGTCGTCGACGCGCCGATCGTCGGGACGACCAGCGTCGAACACCTCGAGGACGCCGTCGAGGCGCTGGAGATCGACCTGACCGCAAGCGAACAGGCCTACCTCGAAGAACCCTACGAGCCGGTGCCCGTTTCGGGCCACGAGTAA
- a CDS encoding YqjF family protein has product MSNADRGSRQLLSMRWRDAVFAHWPVEPEVIEPTLPEGLAVDTGPDGRAWLSVVGFVMADIRPRFSPIGRSFPELNLRTYVRHGDATGVYFYNLDADDRLSVALARRLFKLPYYRAEMRVTEREDGIRFRSYRTHEGVETAAFDATIEPQGAPEPVEPGSLAAFLVENYRFFVAGDGTLYEGTISHEPWAVAPAELTIRENTLFSAAGFDRPAGEPLVQYAPGEAVTAGRIRRVEPRL; this is encoded by the coding sequence ATGTCGAACGCTGACCGAGGGTCGCGGCAGCTGCTGTCGATGCGCTGGCGAGACGCCGTCTTCGCCCACTGGCCGGTCGAGCCCGAGGTGATCGAGCCGACACTCCCCGAGGGGCTGGCGGTCGATACCGGCCCGGACGGGCGAGCGTGGCTGAGCGTCGTCGGGTTCGTCATGGCGGACATCCGTCCGCGGTTCTCGCCGATCGGGCGGTCGTTTCCGGAGCTTAACCTCCGGACCTACGTCCGCCACGGCGACGCGACCGGGGTGTACTTCTACAATCTCGACGCCGACGATCGGCTGAGCGTTGCGCTCGCCCGGCGGCTGTTCAAACTGCCCTATTACCGCGCGGAGATGCGAGTCACCGAACGCGAGGACGGGATCCGGTTCCGGAGCTACCGGACCCACGAGGGCGTCGAGACCGCGGCCTTCGACGCGACGATCGAACCGCAAGGCGCGCCAGAGCCGGTCGAGCCGGGGTCGCTCGCGGCGTTTCTGGTCGAGAACTACCGGTTTTTCGTCGCCGGCGACGGGACGCTCTACGAGGGGACGATTTCCCACGAGCCGTGGGCGGTCGCGCCGGCGGAACTGACGATTCGGGAGAATACGCTGTTCTCGGCCGCGGGATTCGACCGACCGGCGGGTGAACCGCTCGTGCAGTACGCGCCCGGTGAAGCGGTCACGGCCGGGCGGATCAGGCGCGTCGAACCCAGATTATAA
- a CDS encoding PH domain-containing protein, producing the protein MRTLDPRVRWLWVGRALVVALILGAIATAGALAALPQWPWIGPAVFVLVATLGVGHALLLYRSWSYEIREDSMLLDRGVITRIRTVVPYVRVQHIDTSRGPIERAVGLSSLVVYTAGSRGADVTIPGLRPREATDLQTRLKALAIESEGEDAV; encoded by the coding sequence GTGCGGACGCTCGACCCGCGCGTTCGCTGGCTGTGGGTCGGACGGGCGCTCGTCGTCGCGCTGATCCTCGGTGCCATCGCGACCGCCGGCGCGCTCGCGGCCCTGCCGCAATGGCCGTGGATCGGCCCCGCCGTGTTCGTGCTCGTCGCCACGCTCGGGGTCGGACACGCACTGTTGCTCTATCGCTCCTGGTCCTACGAGATCCGCGAGGACTCGATGCTTCTCGACAGGGGAGTTATAACGCGCATCCGGACGGTCGTCCCGTACGTTCGCGTCCAGCACATCGACACGAGTCGGGGGCCGATCGAGCGGGCCGTCGGGCTCTCGTCGCTGGTCGTCTACACCGCCGGTTCGCGGGGTGCCGACGTGACGATTCCCGGGCTGCGGCCGCGGGAGGCGACCGACTTGCAGACGCGACTGAAGGCACTGGCGATCGAGTCCGAGGGCGAGGACGCCGTCTGA
- a CDS encoding PH domain-containing protein, producing the protein MQLDPLSIPYRAVESGLQAIVGIAIAGIAGAGSVGGPEGLAIFGVVLVVGIALSIGWQVAYYRRFEYRLTEDTFDIDSGVLSRREREIPYGRIQNVDIRQNVLQRALGIAEVRLETAGGGQTEAQLRYVDLDSARHVQEEVSRRKRGERDGYGDEETAATDQGETLFELDDRELVILGVVSMDLRLLSIIAVPLSFVGPSVLADVAPTAAASIAVVVLGVVALVVASALFSAALSMARYYGFVLTDRGEEYRYERGLLQRFSGSIPKDKVQTITLTENVIARRLGYASLSIETAGYGGASQESTGSQSAIPIAERDHAVALAGRIEDFESLSFERPPKRARERYAVRYALVLAALIAIAYGVVRLTALSFPWYALVGGVALVPVAAHLKWRHRGYRLEDDYVITRNGFWSRRITIVPIYRIQTLVTAETVFQRRRDLATLVVDTAGTYSLVGEDSKAVDIDVETADRLRRELADDLQEAVVEYRRQRDRGSVTVSSERVPEDANAGSAG; encoded by the coding sequence ATGCAACTGGACCCACTCTCGATCCCCTACCGGGCGGTCGAAAGCGGCCTGCAGGCCATCGTCGGTATCGCGATCGCGGGCATCGCCGGGGCCGGGTCGGTGGGCGGCCCAGAGGGGCTTGCGATCTTCGGCGTCGTGTTGGTCGTCGGGATCGCGCTCTCGATCGGCTGGCAGGTCGCCTACTACCGGCGCTTCGAGTACCGGCTGACCGAGGACACCTTCGACATCGACTCGGGCGTGCTCTCCCGTCGGGAACGAGAGATTCCCTACGGCCGGATCCAGAACGTCGACATCCGCCAGAACGTGCTCCAGCGGGCGCTCGGGATCGCCGAGGTCCGGCTCGAGACCGCGGGCGGCGGCCAGACCGAAGCTCAACTGCGATACGTCGACCTCGATAGTGCCCGCCACGTCCAGGAGGAAGTCAGTCGCCGCAAGCGCGGCGAGCGCGACGGGTACGGCGACGAGGAGACGGCAGCGACTGATCAGGGGGAGACGCTGTTCGAACTCGACGACCGGGAGCTGGTGATCCTCGGGGTCGTCTCGATGGACCTGCGCCTGCTGTCGATCATCGCCGTGCCGCTGTCGTTCGTCGGGCCGTCGGTGCTCGCCGACGTCGCGCCGACAGCAGCCGCGTCGATCGCCGTCGTCGTGCTCGGGGTCGTCGCGCTCGTCGTCGCCTCGGCGCTTTTCAGCGCCGCGCTGTCGATGGCCCGGTACTACGGGTTCGTCCTCACCGATCGCGGCGAGGAGTACCGCTACGAGCGGGGGCTGCTCCAGCGGTTCAGCGGCTCGATCCCCAAGGACAAGGTCCAGACGATCACGCTCACCGAGAACGTCATCGCGCGCCGGCTCGGCTACGCCAGCCTCTCGATCGAGACGGCGGGCTACGGCGGAGCTAGCCAGGAATCGACGGGATCGCAGTCGGCGATTCCGATCGCCGAGCGCGACCACGCGGTCGCACTCGCCGGGCGGATCGAGGACTTCGAGTCGCTGTCGTTCGAGCGGCCACCGAAACGCGCCCGGGAGCGCTACGCCGTCCGCTACGCGCTCGTGCTGGCGGCGCTGATCGCGATCGCGTACGGGGTCGTCCGGCTGACGGCGCTGTCGTTCCCGTGGTACGCGCTGGTCGGTGGCGTCGCGCTCGTCCCCGTCGCGGCCCACCTCAAGTGGCGCCACCGCGGGTATCGCCTCGAGGACGACTACGTCATCACGCGCAACGGCTTCTGGTCGCGCCGGATCACGATCGTCCCGATCTACCGGATCCAGACGCTGGTCACCGCCGAGACGGTCTTCCAGCGGCGTCGCGATCTGGCGACGCTGGTCGTCGATACCGCCGGCACGTACAGCCTCGTCGGCGAGGACTCCAAGGCCGTCGACATCGACGTCGAGACGGCCGACCGGCTCCGCCGCGAGCTGGCCGACGACCTGCAGGAGGCCGTCGTCGAGTATCGCCGTCAGCGCGACCGCGGTAGCGTCACCGTCTCGAGCGAGCGCGTCCCGGAGGACGCGAACGCCGGTTCGGCCGGCTAG
- a CDS encoding CBS domain-containing protein, with the protein MLVRELMTAAVVTCDEHATLSAAVGKLLEHGVGSVVLTSDGGNPTGIVTETDALRAAYRTDRPLSEIRVADLSHGSVITASPDETVQRVARRMATEGVKKVPVMDGVDLLGIVTLTDIVWHLSDIRSEAAEVAERGSEWGPK; encoded by the coding sequence ATGCTCGTGCGTGAACTGATGACGGCTGCCGTGGTCACCTGTGACGAGCATGCGACGCTCAGCGCCGCAGTCGGGAAGTTACTCGAACACGGGGTCGGCTCGGTCGTCCTCACCAGCGACGGGGGCAACCCGACGGGGATCGTCACCGAAACCGACGCCCTGCGCGCGGCCTATCGCACGGACCGGCCGCTCTCTGAGATCCGGGTGGCGGACCTCTCACACGGGTCGGTCATCACCGCCTCGCCCGACGAGACAGTCCAGCGCGTCGCCCGCCGGATGGCGACCGAGGGCGTCAAGAAGGTCCCCGTCATGGACGGCGTCGACCTGCTGGGGATCGTCACGCTGACCGACATCGTCTGGCACCTCTCGGACATCCGCTCGGAAGCCGCCGAAGTCGCCGAGAGGGGCTCCGAATGGGGACCGAAGTGA
- a CDS encoding HAD family hydrolase, with the protein MTPDTVLFDLDSTLCRSTQDDRKLHAEAFSRAGVEPFCTPEEVRAAATAVTDADTDREFFRQVFERVGARADAGPIDAEALAAATVELRDPTAVEWRPGARQALQRARQRARVGLVTNGTRDTQRAKLETLGIADAFETIVYAADRTEPKPSPAPFETALAELDAPADSALYVGNDYRADVVGAKRAGLTACWIPDEHDLDPPADPTHVPDYRFESPTELTTVF; encoded by the coding sequence ATGACGCCCGATACCGTCCTGTTCGACCTCGACAGCACGCTCTGTCGCTCGACACAGGACGACCGGAAACTCCACGCCGAGGCCTTCTCTCGGGCCGGCGTCGAGCCGTTCTGTACGCCCGAGGAGGTCCGGGCGGCCGCGACGGCGGTCACCGACGCCGACACCGACCGGGAGTTCTTCCGGCAGGTCTTCGAACGCGTCGGGGCGCGTGCCGACGCGGGGCCGATCGACGCCGAGGCGCTCGCGGCGGCGACCGTCGAGTTGCGCGATCCCACCGCCGTCGAGTGGCGACCGGGCGCAAGACAAGCGCTACAGCGCGCCCGTCAGCGCGCGCGGGTCGGACTCGTCACGAACGGGACCCGGGACACCCAGCGCGCGAAACTCGAGACGCTGGGGATCGCCGACGCCTTCGAGACGATCGTTTACGCGGCCGATCGGACCGAACCCAAGCCCAGCCCCGCGCCGTTCGAGACGGCGCTGGCCGAACTCGACGCGCCGGCCGACAGCGCCCTGTACGTCGGCAACGACTACCGGGCGGACGTGGTCGGCGCGAAACGCGCCGGACTGACTGCTTGCTGGATCCCGGACGAACACGACCTCGATCCACCGGCCGATCCGACGCACGTGCCCGACTATCGCTTCGAATCCCCGACGGAACTGACGACGGTTTTCTGA
- a CDS encoding winged helix-turn-helix domain-containing protein gives MSEPDRSDGVRRPEPPLPEESGLTLDEYLEMQQAIGHKTRFRILRTLVANDELSAADLKAAVDVESHNFHYHLDELVDVGLVDKRQRRTADSRGFYTYYRPTAMGRDILEYGVEELMRREREFNDVYT, from the coding sequence ATGTCCGAACCCGATCGCTCGGACGGCGTTCGCCGGCCGGAGCCACCGCTCCCGGAGGAGAGTGGGCTGACGCTCGATGAGTATCTCGAGATGCAACAGGCGATCGGCCACAAGACACGATTTCGGATCCTGCGCACGCTCGTTGCCAACGACGAACTGAGTGCCGCCGATCTCAAGGCCGCGGTCGACGTCGAATCCCACAACTTCCACTATCACCTTGACGAACTGGTCGATGTCGGACTCGTCGACAAGCGCCAGCGACGAACCGCTGACAGCCGGGGGTTCTACACGTACTATCGGCCGACAGCGATGGGGCGTGACATCCTCGAGTACGGCGTCGAGGAGCTGATGCGTCGTGAGCGCGAGTTCAACGACGTCTATACCTGA
- a CDS encoding DUF7509 family protein, whose translation MRQRIIDTLPRGVGESDALDPVRREQFLVYLMGPYRTFDVDALLPADADIETDAPSFATWDEESGEYAEDEVLRLLQETRDCLRDRGFNAFLAIDVGIPLEEMDAATQSIAFARASNAVVFVAPQVGDNLGVGIEIGSVLEDLMSTAGMQEQAADATPPERARRVMVATEPSVRSAMLGAIHPRWDASVRTFTGATDCCRLCAQFCTHIQNEELYGSLDRLD comes from the coding sequence ATGCGACAGCGGATCATCGACACCCTCCCTCGTGGCGTCGGTGAGTCGGACGCACTCGATCCGGTCAGGCGAGAGCAGTTTCTCGTCTATCTGATGGGGCCCTACCGGACGTTCGATGTCGACGCCCTGTTGCCGGCAGACGCTGACATCGAAACCGATGCCCCGTCGTTTGCGACGTGGGACGAGGAGAGCGGCGAGTACGCCGAAGACGAGGTCTTGCGCCTGCTGCAGGAGACGCGAGATTGTCTCCGCGACCGAGGGTTCAACGCGTTTCTCGCGATCGACGTCGGGATTCCCCTCGAAGAGATGGACGCCGCGACACAGAGTATCGCGTTTGCGCGGGCGAGCAACGCAGTGGTCTTCGTGGCCCCGCAGGTCGGCGACAACCTCGGCGTCGGGATCGAGATTGGGAGCGTTCTCGAGGACCTCATGTCGACAGCGGGCATGCAGGAGCAGGCGGCCGACGCGACCCCGCCAGAACGCGCGCGCCGAGTCATGGTTGCGACTGAACCGTCCGTTCGAAGTGCGATGCTCGGGGCGATTCACCCTCGCTGGGACGCCAGCGTCCGGACGTTTACCGGCGCTACGGACTGCTGTCGGCTCTGCGCGCAGTTCTGCACCCACATCCAGAACGAGGAGCTGTACGGGTCGCTCGATCGCCTCGACTGA
- a CDS encoding alpha-amylase domain-containing protein, with product MSSYGAAAVGAGPQADAEIDLGSGAVYQYYHTPWTEIRASLGAVAAAGYDAIQVPPAQRSKRTWSDPEPRGYQPIDHLDFDSAFGTESAYREMVETAHEHGLAVIADAVVNHMAEGVDFETFPHFSWGDFRHEGPIRDDEDDWELQYRDLEGLPDLRQESAHVRDVLEAYVDKYAELGVDGVRWDAVKHVQAPFFRDYANPWAAERGLFTVGEVLHGSVSYCETYLETGMTVMDYPLYFTMREDAFHRDGDFNALEGAGLVNRHPGRSMTFVSNHDSPPPEYEALAHAFILTYQGYPRVYSKRFDVGDETISNLLSIRRRFAAGPALTRHLDAACYVFEREGNLLVGLNRADDRRSVTVDTSWEATTLRDYADTGQEITTDADGSVTLSVPPVDWVCYAPTTSS from the coding sequence ATGTCCAGCTACGGAGCGGCCGCCGTCGGGGCCGGCCCCCAGGCCGACGCCGAGATCGACCTCGGTTCGGGTGCCGTCTACCAGTATTATCACACGCCCTGGACGGAGATACGGGCGTCGCTCGGCGCCGTCGCCGCGGCCGGCTACGACGCGATTCAGGTCCCGCCGGCCCAGCGGAGCAAACGCACCTGGTCGGACCCGGAGCCGCGGGGCTATCAGCCGATCGATCACCTCGATTTCGACAGCGCCTTCGGGACCGAATCGGCGTACCGGGAGATGGTCGAGACGGCCCACGAACACGGGCTCGCCGTCATCGCCGACGCGGTCGTCAACCACATGGCCGAGGGGGTCGATTTCGAGACGTTCCCACATTTTAGCTGGGGCGACTTCCGTCACGAGGGGCCGATCAGGGACGACGAGGACGACTGGGAACTGCAGTACCGCGACCTCGAGGGATTGCCGGACCTCCGCCAGGAGTCGGCTCACGTCCGGGACGTGCTGGAGGCGTACGTCGACAAGTACGCCGAGCTGGGCGTCGACGGGGTTCGCTGGGACGCGGTCAAGCACGTTCAGGCGCCGTTCTTCCGGGACTACGCGAACCCATGGGCGGCCGAACGTGGCCTCTTCACCGTCGGAGAGGTGCTGCACGGCTCGGTCTCGTACTGTGAGACGTACCTCGAGACGGGCATGACGGTCATGGACTATCCGCTCTATTTCACGATGCGCGAGGATGCGTTCCACCGAGACGGCGATTTCAACGCCCTGGAGGGGGCTGGCCTCGTGAACCGACACCCGGGCCGATCGATGACGTTCGTCTCAAATCACGACAGCCCACCGCCGGAGTACGAGGCGCTGGCACACGCCTTCATCCTCACGTATCAGGGGTATCCGCGCGTGTACAGCAAGCGCTTCGACGTCGGGGACGAGACGATCTCGAATCTGCTATCGATCCGGCGGCGTTTCGCCGCGGGGCCGGCGCTGACGCGCCATCTCGACGCTGCCTGTTACGTGTTCGAACGCGAAGGGAACCTGCTGGTCGGACTCAACCGCGCTGACGACCGCCGTTCCGTCACGGTGGACACGTCCTGGGAGGCGACCACGCTGCGGGACTACGCCGACACCGGACAGGAGATCACGACCGACGCCGACGGGAGCGTCACGCTGTCGGTCCCGCCAGTCGACTGGGTGTGTTACGCGCCGACGACCTCGTCCTGA